The following proteins come from a genomic window of Corynebacterium crudilactis:
- a CDS encoding MarR family winged helix-turn-helix transcriptional regulator, translating to MATHPDIPTELLESPSYQLERLRRRTRDHVEAELAKHETTMREFWTLTCLVHSDAASQSVLCELLAIDASDMVRLVDSLEVRGWAKRERDPKDRRRQIVASTKKGKAAQAELHKVVLVAEDAALDESTSKQLKHLRKLAAAIISTEED from the coding sequence ATGGCTACGCATCCAGATATTCCCACCGAGTTATTAGAGTCTCCGAGCTATCAACTTGAGCGGCTTCGGCGTCGCACTCGTGATCATGTAGAGGCCGAATTGGCTAAACATGAGACCACGATGAGGGAATTCTGGACGCTTACATGTCTGGTTCATTCTGATGCTGCAAGTCAGTCAGTTCTCTGTGAGCTGCTGGCCATCGATGCATCGGATATGGTCAGACTCGTTGATTCACTTGAGGTGCGCGGCTGGGCTAAACGGGAACGTGATCCTAAAGACCGTCGTCGCCAAATTGTTGCATCAACAAAGAAGGGAAAAGCCGCCCAAGCGGAGCTGCACAAAGTTGTGCTGGTGGCAGAGGATGCTGCATTGGATGAATCTACATCTAAGCAGTTGAAGCACCTTCGTAAGTTGGCCGCAGCAATTATCTCAACCGAAGAGGACTAA
- a CDS encoding TetR/AcrR family transcriptional regulator, translating to MRADAQAKREIIAQAAKELILREGIDISFRQIAAEASVGVATVHRHFPTKFELLKAVMPKILGDASAILMKNEVRWESDPRAAWREAVIQLAEMAAVLLKDSIIVALAEDPEAVAIRTILLDDLQDLLASLLKKATMHGYVSEELTPLQFHLGLGSVSRPLPEKVTEMVPGYSSWAVENFMAGLEATAKKNLGE from the coding sequence ATGCGCGCAGATGCACAAGCAAAGCGAGAAATAATCGCACAAGCTGCAAAAGAGTTGATTCTTCGGGAAGGAATTGATATTTCTTTTCGGCAAATCGCAGCTGAAGCGAGCGTCGGTGTTGCTACTGTTCATCGCCATTTTCCAACGAAATTTGAGCTGTTAAAGGCTGTTATGCCGAAAATACTGGGTGATGCCAGCGCGATATTGATGAAAAATGAAGTGCGTTGGGAATCAGATCCACGTGCAGCATGGCGGGAGGCAGTTATTCAATTAGCGGAAATGGCAGCGGTTTTGCTCAAAGATAGCATTATTGTCGCGCTTGCTGAAGATCCTGAAGCTGTAGCAATTCGAACAATTCTTCTGGATGATCTCCAAGATCTTTTAGCTTCACTACTTAAAAAGGCAACCATGCATGGATATGTCTCCGAAGAATTAACACCTTTACAGTTCCATCTTGGATTGGGCAGTGTATCGCGTCCGCTGCCGGAGAAAGTGACCGAGATGGTGCCAGGATATTCCAGCTGGGCAGTAGAAAACTTTATGGCAGGATTAGAAGCAACGGCGAAGAAAAACCTTGGGGAGTGA
- the ppk2 gene encoding polyphosphate kinase 2, whose translation MAESHENDLPVIDLAQIEGYVVDDSDEDDPVLLRPDGTAIETWREGFPYEDRVTREDYEKVKRSLQIELLKWQNWTKETGQRHIILFEGRDAAGKGGTIKRFNEHLNPRGARTVALEKPSPRESTSWYFQRYIEKFPSAGEIVFFDRSWYNRSGVERVMGFCTESQHAEFLREVPMLENMILGSGISLTKFWFSVTRKEQRTRFAIRQVDPVRQWKLSPMDLASLDRWDDYTRAKEEQFRYTDTDESPWITIKSNDKKRARINAMRYVLSKFDYTDKDYELVGVPDPKIVLRGRDQIGD comes from the coding sequence ATGGCTGAATCCCACGAAAATGATCTTCCCGTTATCGATCTTGCCCAAATTGAAGGCTATGTAGTCGATGACTCGGATGAAGATGATCCGGTACTTCTTCGTCCAGATGGCACTGCTATCGAAACATGGCGAGAAGGTTTTCCCTATGAGGACCGCGTTACTCGCGAAGACTATGAAAAGGTAAAGCGTTCCCTCCAGATTGAGCTCCTTAAGTGGCAGAACTGGACTAAGGAAACTGGCCAGCGCCACATCATTTTGTTTGAGGGCCGTGACGCCGCTGGTAAGGGTGGCACCATTAAGCGCTTTAATGAGCACCTTAACCCTCGTGGAGCACGAACTGTGGCGTTGGAAAAGCCTTCCCCACGTGAGTCCACTTCCTGGTACTTCCAGCGTTATATTGAAAAATTCCCATCTGCAGGCGAGATTGTTTTCTTTGACCGCTCTTGGTACAACCGCTCAGGCGTGGAGCGCGTGATGGGATTTTGTACGGAATCACAGCATGCTGAGTTCCTACGTGAAGTTCCGATGCTAGAGAACATGATCCTTGGCTCTGGTATCAGCTTGACCAAGTTCTGGTTTTCTGTGACCCGCAAGGAGCAGCGCACTCGTTTTGCGATTCGTCAGGTTGATCCGGTTCGTCAGTGGAAACTTTCCCCGATGGACTTGGCTTCACTTGATCGTTGGGATGATTACACCCGTGCAAAGGAAGAACAGTTCCGTTACACCGACACTGATGAGTCTCCATGGATCACTATCAAGTCGAATGACAAGAAGCGTGCTCGTATTAATGCGATGCGTTATGTCTTGTCTAAGTTTGATTACACCGACAAAGATTATGAACTTGTTGGCGTTCCTGATCCAAAGATTGTGCTTCGTGGGCGCGATCAGATCGGTGATTAA
- a CDS encoding ABC transporter ATP-binding protein — MKDEISTRAVIGGIAINPEAQTTTVYTASGNGSPYTAILTQLATGLQTQGQQVTVEELAPLSENDPQGAGIAVLGLPLAFGGMISAALLTLLLKGHSWRKLIGSLAISIIAGFVVTGIMYYGYNLFSAESSFWAISATISLGIAATSLLVTGLGALIGIPGVGLGAILTIFIANPLSGLATGWWWLPKPWGIIGQYLPIGATGDLLRSAAFFDGNGGTRSLAVLACWAIIGAIFIISSSFLRKNISEKEAAAA, encoded by the coding sequence GTGAAAGATGAAATTTCCACACGCGCCGTAATCGGCGGCATAGCAATTAATCCAGAAGCACAAACCACAACGGTGTACACCGCTTCCGGAAACGGTTCTCCCTATACCGCGATTCTCACCCAGTTAGCCACAGGACTCCAAACTCAAGGCCAGCAAGTAACCGTAGAAGAACTCGCACCTCTAAGTGAAAATGATCCCCAAGGAGCCGGTATTGCAGTCCTCGGACTACCACTAGCATTTGGCGGCATGATTTCCGCAGCTCTCCTCACACTGCTCCTTAAGGGACACTCCTGGAGAAAACTTATCGGATCCCTAGCAATCAGCATCATTGCAGGCTTCGTTGTCACAGGCATCATGTACTACGGCTATAACCTCTTCTCTGCAGAGTCTTCATTCTGGGCCATTAGTGCCACGATCAGCCTTGGCATTGCAGCAACATCCCTTCTAGTGACAGGACTCGGCGCACTCATTGGCATCCCAGGAGTCGGACTCGGCGCAATACTGACAATTTTCATTGCAAACCCATTATCCGGCCTTGCCACTGGCTGGTGGTGGCTACCGAAACCATGGGGCATCATCGGCCAATATCTCCCCATCGGAGCGACTGGAGACCTACTACGCTCAGCAGCATTCTTCGATGGAAATGGAGGCACCAGATCGCTCGCCGTGCTAGCGTGCTGGGCAATAATCGGTGCGATCTTCATCATTTCCAGCAGCTTCCTTCGCAAAAACATTTCCGAAAAAGAGGCAGCAGCCGCTTAA
- a CDS encoding rhodanese-like domain-containing protein has protein sequence MKEVAVNEVPTGAQLIDVRETDEYAEVRAQGAVNIPMSEFVGRIDEIDLDRDVYVICKLGGRSAQVAEYLEQRGIEAINVNGGTDGWVAAGLPTEA, from the coding sequence ATGAAGGAAGTAGCAGTCAACGAAGTCCCAACAGGCGCACAGCTGATTGATGTTCGTGAGACCGATGAATACGCAGAGGTTCGCGCGCAAGGTGCCGTCAACATTCCTATGAGCGAGTTCGTTGGCCGCATTGATGAGATCGATTTGGACCGCGATGTTTATGTCATTTGCAAGCTGGGTGGACGCTCCGCTCAGGTTGCTGAATACCTTGAACAGCGTGGCATTGAGGCCATCAATGTAAACGGTGGCACCGACGGATGGGTCGCTGCAGGACTACCTACAGAGGCATAA
- the groL gene encoding chaperonin GroEL (60 kDa chaperone family; promotes refolding of misfolded polypeptides especially under stressful conditions; forms two stacked rings of heptamers to form a barrel-shaped 14mer; ends can be capped by GroES; misfolded proteins enter the barrel where they are refolded when GroES binds): MAKIIAFDEEARRGLEKGLNTLADAVKVTLGPKGRNVVLEKAWGAPTITNDGVTIAREIELEDPYEKIGAELVKEVAKKTDDVAGDGTTTATVLAQALVKEGLRNVAAGSNPMGIKRGIEKAVAQVTEKLLEAAKEVETEEQIAATAGISAADPAIGAQIAKAMYAVGGGRLNKDSVITVEESNTFGVELEVTEGMRFDKGYISGYFATDMERLEAVLEDPYILLVSGKISNIKDLLPLLEKVMQSGKPLLIISEDVEGEALSTLVVNKIRGTFKSVAVKAPGFGDRRKAQLQDIAVLTGGQVISEEVGLSLETADLPLLGQARKVVVTKDDTTIVDGAGSEAQIEGRVNQIRVEIENSDSDYDREKLNERLAKLAGGVAVLKVGAATEVELKERKHRIEDAVRNAKAAVEEGIVAGGGVALLQAAHVLDSDLNLSGDEATGVRIVREALTAPLKQIAANAGLEPGVVADKVSQLPQGEGLNAATGEYVDLMAAGINDPVKVTRSALQNAASIAALFLTTEAVVADKPQPAGAAGMPGADEMGGMGGF; encoded by the coding sequence ATGGCAAAGATCATCGCCTTTGATGAGGAAGCACGTCGTGGCCTAGAAAAGGGTCTAAATACCCTGGCTGACGCTGTTAAGGTTACTTTGGGACCAAAGGGCCGTAACGTTGTTTTGGAAAAGGCTTGGGGCGCCCCAACCATTACCAACGATGGTGTCACCATCGCACGTGAGATCGAGCTAGAGGATCCTTACGAGAAGATCGGCGCAGAGCTGGTCAAGGAAGTTGCCAAGAAGACCGACGATGTCGCAGGCGACGGCACCACCACCGCTACTGTATTGGCACAGGCTCTGGTTAAGGAAGGCCTGCGCAACGTTGCTGCTGGCTCTAACCCAATGGGCATCAAACGCGGCATTGAGAAGGCAGTTGCTCAGGTTACTGAGAAGCTGCTTGAGGCTGCAAAAGAAGTTGAGACCGAGGAGCAGATCGCTGCTACCGCTGGTATCTCCGCAGCAGACCCAGCTATCGGCGCGCAGATTGCTAAGGCAATGTACGCAGTTGGTGGCGGTCGTCTGAACAAGGATTCCGTCATTACCGTTGAAGAGTCCAACACTTTCGGTGTTGAGCTCGAGGTTACTGAGGGTATGCGCTTTGATAAGGGCTACATCTCCGGTTACTTCGCAACTGACATGGAGCGCCTCGAGGCTGTTCTGGAAGATCCATATATTCTGCTGGTTTCCGGCAAGATCTCCAATATCAAGGATCTGCTTCCACTGCTGGAGAAGGTCATGCAGTCCGGCAAGCCTTTGCTGATCATCTCTGAGGACGTTGAGGGCGAAGCTCTTTCCACCCTCGTTGTGAACAAGATCCGTGGCACCTTCAAGTCTGTTGCTGTTAAGGCTCCAGGCTTCGGTGATCGTCGTAAGGCTCAGCTGCAGGACATTGCAGTTCTTACCGGTGGCCAGGTTATCTCTGAAGAGGTCGGACTCTCCCTCGAGACCGCTGATCTGCCACTTCTGGGCCAGGCTCGCAAGGTTGTTGTCACCAAGGACGACACCACCATCGTTGATGGTGCAGGCTCTGAGGCTCAGATCGAAGGACGCGTAAACCAGATCCGCGTTGAGATCGAGAACTCTGATTCTGACTACGACCGTGAGAAGCTCAACGAGCGCCTGGCTAAGCTTGCCGGCGGCGTTGCAGTTCTTAAGGTTGGCGCTGCAACTGAGGTTGAGCTCAAGGAGCGCAAGCACCGCATCGAGGACGCTGTCCGTAACGCAAAGGCAGCTGTCGAAGAGGGCATCGTTGCAGGCGGCGGCGTAGCTCTGCTGCAGGCTGCTCACGTCTTGGACAGCGATCTGAACCTTTCCGGCGACGAAGCAACTGGCGTTCGCATCGTCCGCGAGGCTCTGACTGCACCACTGAAGCAGATTGCAGCTAATGCTGGCCTCGAGCCAGGCGTTGTTGCTGACAAGGTTTCCCAGCTCCCACAGGGCGAGGGCCTCAACGCTGCAACCGGCGAGTACGTCGACCTCATGGCTGCGGGCATCAACGACCCAGTTAAGGTCACCCGCTCCGCACTCCAGAACGCTGCATCCATCGCAGCACTGTTCCTGACTACTGAGGCTGTCGTTGCGGACAAGCCACAGCCTGCAGGCGCAGCTGGCATGCCAGGCGCAGACGAGATGGGTGGCATGGGCGGCTTCTAA
- a CDS encoding porin, with protein sequence MDKIYEVLGEVAFLSGDGIFGYGFEFLKASGSWAEAVSKLLGLL encoded by the coding sequence ATGGATAAGATTTACGAAGTTCTCGGCGAAGTTGCTTTCCTTTCCGGCGACGGCATTTTCGGTTACGGTTTCGAGTTCCTGAAGGCCTCCGGCTCTTGGGCAGAGGCAGTTTCCAAGCTTCTTGGTCTGCTCTAA
- a CDS encoding PorH family porin, producing the protein MDLSLLKDNLSDYATFGKNIGTALQSIPELLGSILYFFDNIGDISEATQGGFEALSN; encoded by the coding sequence ATGGATCTTTCCCTTCTTAAGGACAACCTGTCCGATTACGCTACCTTCGGCAAGAACATCGGAACCGCTCTGCAGAGCATTCCTGAGCTTCTCGGTAGCATTCTTTACTTCTTCGACAACATCGGTGACATCTCTGAGGCTACTCAGGGTGGCTTCGAAGCTCTGTCTAACTAA
- a CDS encoding Pls/PosA family non-ribosomal peptide synthetase → MALSSVPAQFLRSAQAPPKRTLWNVLETVASTYPEAAAIDDGQVLTYAELMEEVTALAASMHEQGIRRGDRIGIRMPSGTRDLYISILATLAAGAAYVPVDADDPEERAEMVFGEANINALFDASGFHIIRPTAGGDTRPPRLEDTAWIIFTSGSTGKPKGVAVSHRSAAAFVDAEAQMFLVDHPSGPLGPEDRVLAGLSVAFDASCEEMWLAWGHGACLVPAPRSLVRSGMDLGPWLIRRDISVVSTVPTLAGLWPAEALSQVRLLIVGGEACSQELVERLSTPDREVWNTYGPTEATVVACGTQLYAGKPVGIGLPLAGWDLVVVNDAGDPVEIGEVGELVIGGVGLARYLDPEKDREKYAPLKSVGWSRAYRSGDHVRLEEDGLYFVGRVDDQVKIGGRRIELGEVDANVAALPNVRSSAVVVQTTGADQKVLVAYVSLEDDSTAFDHESAANRLTETMPAALVPRIHVMDDLPVTTSGKVDKKSLPWPLPGTVVEANDLSDTEAWLAQMWVDILGTSVGSKDADFFTLGGTSLAAATLVGRVREKVPTAAVRDLYDHPRLEKFAERIETIASDTGISLEAPNQVEERVVKPVSFGTRFAQTLIQVPIMTLQATQWIAWLLLGNNIMSALGFEWAVHVSWWIVLGMIIVFATPIGRLPIGGWGARLITRGLTPGQYPRGGSVHLRIWAAERLADASGSRNISGATWVNYFARALGVKMGRGVDLHSLPPITGLLTLGNNVSIEQEVDLRGYWLDGDILHVGSTEVHDNARIGARSTLLPGTIIGEGAHLLPGSTVTGDKTIKPGSRWAGSPAQKVGRAKHRFPESHPPRNSRWVPVFGATSIVLSLLPLIALGAGAAVTLWLAMLSLLSPIWGVLVFSAVGALAAFFTYTVIIWVLVRLLQIGIKGGGVTPVRSRLGWQVWAVERLMDDARTYLFPLYASQLTPLWFRSLGAKIGKDVEISTAVMVPKLADIREGAFLADDTLIGGYELGNGWLLSGETRVGKRSFLGNSSIAGPERKLAKNSLVAVLSSTPKKAKANSNWWGSPPERMRRVTVEVDEGEAKTYNPGFGVKFARGVVETARLLAPMTSGVLVATSLLLMQYLLQEFNMWISWLLGGVILMAVGVLAMAITVLVKWVCVGKHKASEHPLWSRFVWLNELQDAFVESVAGPWFLIPNLGHGALNLGLSALGAHIGRGAWIESYWLPETDLCYIGKGATVGPGVVVQTHLFQDRVMSLDTVTIADGATLADHSVALPASLIDASATIGPGSLVMRGDQVPAHTRWQGNPIEPWI, encoded by the coding sequence GTGGCATTGAGCAGTGTTCCAGCACAGTTCCTCAGGTCCGCGCAGGCTCCGCCGAAGCGCACCTTGTGGAACGTCTTAGAAACCGTGGCCTCCACATATCCTGAGGCCGCAGCAATCGACGATGGCCAGGTGTTGACCTATGCAGAGTTAATGGAAGAAGTCACTGCTTTGGCTGCTTCCATGCATGAGCAGGGAATTCGGCGTGGCGACCGCATTGGTATCCGTATGCCTTCTGGTACGCGTGATCTGTATATCTCTATTTTGGCTACTCTCGCCGCAGGTGCTGCATATGTGCCTGTGGATGCGGATGACCCTGAAGAGCGCGCTGAAATGGTTTTCGGCGAAGCGAATATTAATGCGCTTTTCGATGCTTCCGGCTTCCATATCATCCGCCCAACGGCTGGTGGCGATACCCGCCCTCCGCGCCTGGAAGATACTGCGTGGATTATTTTCACCTCCGGTTCCACTGGAAAGCCTAAGGGCGTGGCAGTTTCCCACCGTTCGGCTGCCGCTTTCGTGGATGCCGAAGCACAAATGTTCTTAGTTGATCACCCTTCCGGACCTCTTGGCCCAGAAGATCGAGTACTTGCAGGTTTGTCTGTAGCCTTTGATGCTTCCTGTGAAGAAATGTGGTTGGCCTGGGGCCATGGCGCCTGTCTTGTGCCGGCGCCCCGCTCCTTGGTGCGTTCCGGAATGGACTTGGGTCCATGGTTGATTCGTCGCGATATCAGCGTTGTCTCCACCGTCCCAACTTTGGCTGGCCTGTGGCCAGCAGAAGCCTTGTCCCAGGTTCGCCTCCTCATCGTCGGCGGTGAAGCCTGCTCACAGGAACTCGTCGAACGCTTATCGACGCCTGACCGCGAGGTGTGGAACACTTACGGCCCGACCGAAGCAACGGTGGTTGCCTGCGGAACTCAACTCTATGCAGGTAAACCAGTAGGAATTGGGCTGCCTTTAGCTGGCTGGGATCTTGTTGTTGTCAATGATGCTGGCGATCCTGTGGAAATCGGCGAAGTCGGCGAACTGGTCATCGGCGGTGTGGGTCTTGCTCGTTATCTTGATCCAGAAAAAGATCGCGAAAAGTATGCACCTCTGAAATCTGTGGGCTGGTCTCGTGCCTACCGTTCTGGTGACCACGTTCGCTTGGAAGAAGATGGCCTCTACTTTGTGGGCCGTGTTGATGATCAGGTGAAAATCGGCGGTCGACGCATCGAACTCGGCGAAGTGGATGCCAATGTGGCAGCGCTTCCTAATGTGCGTTCTTCTGCTGTCGTGGTGCAAACTACTGGCGCAGACCAAAAAGTACTCGTTGCTTATGTTTCTTTGGAAGATGATTCCACCGCTTTCGATCACGAGAGCGCTGCTAACCGTCTCACCGAAACCATGCCGGCGGCTCTTGTTCCGCGCATCCATGTGATGGACGATCTGCCAGTAACCACCTCTGGCAAGGTAGATAAGAAATCCCTGCCGTGGCCACTTCCTGGCACTGTTGTTGAAGCCAATGATCTCAGTGATACTGAAGCTTGGCTGGCTCAGATGTGGGTGGATATCCTCGGTACGTCTGTGGGCAGCAAGGATGCTGATTTCTTCACACTTGGTGGCACTTCCCTGGCCGCGGCCACACTCGTTGGTCGAGTCCGCGAAAAGGTTCCAACCGCTGCAGTGCGTGATCTTTATGATCATCCTCGTTTGGAAAAATTTGCAGAACGCATTGAAACAATCGCTAGCGATACCGGCATTTCTTTGGAAGCGCCAAACCAGGTTGAGGAACGCGTCGTAAAGCCGGTATCTTTTGGTACTCGTTTTGCACAGACCCTCATTCAGGTTCCGATCATGACGCTTCAAGCTACACAGTGGATCGCATGGCTGTTGCTGGGCAATAACATCATGTCCGCGCTGGGCTTCGAGTGGGCTGTTCATGTGTCCTGGTGGATTGTGCTTGGCATGATTATTGTCTTTGCCACTCCAATTGGGCGTCTTCCCATCGGCGGTTGGGGCGCGCGTTTGATCACCAGAGGACTTACTCCTGGCCAATATCCACGCGGTGGTTCCGTCCACCTGCGTATTTGGGCAGCTGAGCGTTTGGCAGATGCTTCTGGTTCCCGCAATATCTCTGGCGCAACGTGGGTGAACTATTTCGCGCGCGCTTTGGGCGTGAAGATGGGCAGGGGTGTTGATCTCCACTCGCTACCACCGATCACCGGCTTGCTGACCTTGGGCAATAACGTCTCCATTGAGCAGGAAGTAGACCTTCGTGGCTACTGGCTAGACGGCGATATTTTGCACGTTGGCTCCACCGAAGTGCACGATAATGCACGTATTGGTGCACGCTCCACGCTGCTTCCTGGCACAATTATTGGCGAAGGCGCGCACCTGCTGCCTGGTTCCACCGTTACGGGTGATAAGACCATCAAGCCTGGTTCCCGTTGGGCTGGCTCCCCTGCTCAAAAAGTGGGTCGCGCAAAGCACCGCTTCCCAGAATCTCATCCTCCTCGCAATTCACGGTGGGTTCCAGTATTCGGCGCAACCTCCATTGTGTTGTCCCTGCTGCCGTTGATTGCTTTAGGTGCCGGCGCCGCTGTGACCTTGTGGCTGGCCATGCTCTCTCTACTATCTCCTATCTGGGGAGTGCTGGTTTTCTCTGCGGTTGGCGCACTGGCTGCATTCTTCACGTACACCGTAATCATTTGGGTGCTTGTCCGTTTACTGCAGATCGGTATCAAGGGTGGTGGAGTCACTCCTGTGCGCTCCCGCCTGGGCTGGCAGGTATGGGCTGTTGAACGTCTCATGGACGATGCCCGCACCTACCTCTTCCCTCTTTATGCATCCCAGCTGACCCCATTATGGTTCCGCAGCTTAGGTGCCAAGATCGGCAAGGACGTAGAAATCTCTACCGCCGTGATGGTGCCAAAGCTCGCTGATATCCGCGAAGGCGCATTCCTCGCAGATGACACCCTCATCGGTGGCTATGAGCTGGGCAATGGTTGGCTACTCAGTGGTGAAACTCGTGTTGGTAAGCGTTCCTTCCTGGGCAACTCCAGTATCGCGGGCCCAGAGCGCAAGCTGGCGAAGAACTCCCTCGTTGCCGTACTGTCTTCCACTCCGAAAAAGGCGAAGGCGAATTCCAACTGGTGGGGTTCTCCACCAGAGCGCATGCGTCGTGTGACTGTCGAAGTTGATGAGGGCGAAGCAAAGACCTACAACCCTGGTTTCGGCGTGAAATTTGCACGTGGTGTGGTGGAAACTGCCCGACTACTAGCACCAATGACTTCTGGTGTGTTGGTGGCAACCTCACTGCTGCTCATGCAATACCTGCTTCAGGAATTCAACATGTGGATCTCCTGGTTGCTTGGTGGAGTAATCCTCATGGCCGTTGGTGTGCTCGCCATGGCGATCACGGTGCTCGTGAAGTGGGTGTGCGTCGGCAAGCATAAAGCCTCGGAGCATCCGCTCTGGAGCCGCTTTGTCTGGCTCAATGAGCTCCAAGATGCGTTCGTGGAATCTGTGGCCGGTCCATGGTTCCTCATACCAAACCTGGGCCATGGTGCCCTCAACTTAGGCTTGAGCGCACTTGGCGCACACATCGGCCGCGGCGCATGGATTGAGTCCTATTGGCTACCGGAAACCGATCTTTGCTACATCGGCAAGGGCGCTACCGTCGGCCCTGGTGTCGTGGTGCAAACGCACCTCTTCCAGGACCGCGTCATGAGCCTGGATACGGTGACCATCGCTGACGGCGCCACCCTAGCGGACCATTCCGTTGCCCTACCGGCCTCGCTTATCGACGCCTCCGCCACCATCGGCCCAGGCTCTCTGGTGATGCGCGGCGATCAGGTGCCAGCGCATACCCGCTGGCAGGGAAACCCAATTGAACCCTGGATTTAA
- a CDS encoding succinic semialdehyde dehydrogenase: MHSRLKLGVLPAELHQQLLNLTTNMKSSSADVAERVSVDAPFTGEVIGEVLVGDAQDVSRAFQLSRGAQKLWAEMPMSERKRIFLKFHDLVLKNRELLMDFVQLETGKNRASAADEVLDVAITTRYYANKAEKFLSDKKHPGALPIVTKNMQQHVPKGVVGQITPWNYPLTLGISDAVPALLAGNGVVAKPDLATPFSCLIMVHLLIEAGLPAELMQVVTGSGEVVGGEIAKQCDFLMFTGSTATGRILGRQMGERLVGFSAELGGKNPLIVSKDADLDKVIADLPHACFSNSGQLCVSIERIYVEEEVYDEVVTRFVEAVKAMPLGAGFDWKYAMGSLISETHVARVSQFVEQARAEGANVLCGGKARADLGPYFYEPTVLVDVAEHTALRTEEVFGPVVFVEKVASLEQAIEKANATSYGLNASVFAASDTGNWVARRLRAGAVGINDGYAATWASVSTPSGGMKQSGLGRRHGAEGILKYTEIKNVAEQRWISMRGPAKIPRKVYSDTAATALKLGKMFKILP, encoded by the coding sequence ATGCACTCACGTCTTAAACTCGGAGTACTGCCGGCAGAACTCCATCAACAGCTTCTCAATCTCACTACCAATATGAAATCTTCCTCAGCGGATGTGGCTGAGAGAGTAAGCGTTGACGCACCGTTTACTGGTGAAGTAATTGGTGAGGTGTTGGTGGGGGATGCGCAAGACGTGAGTCGAGCTTTTCAGCTCTCCAGAGGCGCACAGAAGCTGTGGGCAGAAATGCCGATGTCTGAGCGTAAAAGAATTTTCTTGAAATTCCATGATCTGGTGTTGAAAAACCGTGAGCTGTTGATGGATTTCGTGCAGCTGGAGACTGGAAAGAACCGGGCGTCGGCAGCCGATGAAGTGTTAGATGTTGCTATTACCACCCGCTATTACGCCAATAAAGCAGAGAAGTTCCTATCGGATAAGAAGCATCCAGGGGCTTTGCCAATAGTGACGAAAAATATGCAGCAGCATGTTCCAAAGGGGGTGGTGGGGCAGATTACCCCGTGGAATTATCCACTGACACTGGGGATTTCTGATGCAGTTCCAGCTCTGCTAGCTGGCAATGGAGTGGTTGCTAAACCAGATCTTGCGACACCGTTTTCTTGCCTGATCATGGTGCATTTGCTCATTGAGGCAGGGCTTCCGGCTGAACTGATGCAAGTTGTTACTGGCTCCGGTGAAGTTGTGGGTGGGGAAATTGCGAAGCAGTGTGATTTTCTTATGTTCACGGGCTCAACAGCAACTGGCCGGATTCTTGGACGCCAAATGGGGGAGCGTTTGGTGGGGTTCTCTGCCGAATTGGGCGGTAAAAACCCCTTGATTGTGTCTAAAGATGCTGACTTAGACAAGGTCATAGCCGATCTTCCACATGCGTGTTTCTCTAATTCTGGGCAACTCTGTGTGTCGATTGAGCGCATCTATGTTGAAGAAGAAGTCTATGACGAGGTAGTTACTCGTTTTGTGGAGGCTGTTAAAGCAATGCCTTTGGGGGCTGGGTTTGACTGGAAATATGCGATGGGTTCGTTGATTAGTGAAACCCATGTGGCGCGGGTGTCGCAGTTTGTTGAGCAAGCTAGGGCAGAAGGCGCAAACGTATTGTGCGGTGGAAAAGCGCGAGCAGATTTAGGTCCGTATTTCTATGAACCAACGGTCTTGGTAGATGTTGCGGAACATACGGCTTTGCGTACGGAAGAAGTATTTGGGCCAGTGGTGTTTGTCGAAAAGGTCGCGTCACTGGAACAGGCGATAGAAAAGGCGAATGCCACTTCTTATGGCTTGAATGCTTCCGTATTTGCCGCGAGTGATACGGGAAACTGGGTGGCTCGGCGATTGAGAGCGGGAGCTGTTGGAATCAATGATGGCTATGCCGCAACGTGGGCTAGTGTGTCCACACCTTCAGGCGGCATGAAGCAATCGGGGTTGGGACGGAGACATGGCGCTGAGGGAATTTTAAAGTACACAGAAATTAAGAATGTGGCAGAGCAACGCTGGATATCGATGCGAGGACCTGCAAAGATACCGCGGAAGGTTTATTCAGATACCGCCGCTACGGCGTTGAAGCTGGGTAAAATGTTCAAGATTTTGCCATAA